AAGCTCGGATACTAGTAACTCCATTATTCTGCGTTCTTTGACAGCTATCTGGAGATGTTCTTCAAGTTCCTTATAGTCCAGAAGTAGATTCGCTAGATCGATCTGCATCTGTTGCAGTTTGCGTTCCAACTGCATCGAATTAAAAATAACCACCATTGAAGCTAGCAAAATTTTTCATATACTTAAGTGTTGGACCAccgtagaaaataaattaatgactCTCTTATAAACTTCTCATTTTTTCTCGTTTTATTCAATGTGAGACTAATTTCATACACTATTTCTCACACCGTTAACATTAACAATAAGAAAGGGATGATGAATTAgatactaaactaaactaaccTGTCTCTCCCTATAAAAGGTGTTGAGGATTCTGGCAGGTAGTAAGACAAGGCCAAATGTCCATGATATAATTCCCAATGCTATATTTATGTTGAAGACAATTATATTCCTGATGAACTCCGTCCAAGTATATATGACAAGTAATGTAATTCTTGTACCAAACAAGCACACCAATTGGAATAGAGAGAAAGGCCATGTTACCAACACTAATATGTTAGCCACTATCTCAGAAACCAATCCCATTGATCACAAAATAATGTGTGATCTTCAATACTTATTAACACTTACACACTTTATCACATCCATCATCCTCTGCAAAATCGATCAGCACAGAACTATTAGTGTATGAATTGAATCAACATTTACGTACCATTATTGCAAGTTTGTGTAACACATATCTTCCCCTTAAAATCTCTTAGTTTGATAGTTCGGCACAATtggtatatttatttatttatttatttattatccaTTGATACATGATACAATAAAACAATTAACCCAGTTCCATATCCACTATCCAGAGAGTGTATTGCAATTTGCAAGCAAAGCTATACAGACAAAAGTAAAGANNNNNNNNNNNNNNNNNNNNNNNNNNNNNNNNNNNNNNNNNNNNNNNNNNNNNNNNNNNNNNNNNNNNNNNNNNNNNNNNNNNNNNNNNNNNNNNNNNNNNNNNNNNNNNNNNNNNNNNNNNNNNNNNNNNNNNNNNNNNNNNNNNNNNNNNNNNNNNNNNNNNNNNNNNNNNNNNNNNNNNNNNNNNNNNNNNNNNNNNNNNNNNNNNNNNNNNNNNNNNNNNNNNNNNNNNNNNNNNNNNNNNNNNNNNNNNNNNNNNNNNNNNNNNNNNNNNNNNNNNNNNNNNNNNNNNNNNNNNNNNNNNNNNNNNNNNNNNNNNNNNNNNNNNNNNNNNNNNNNNNNNNNNNNNNNNNNNNNNNNNNNNNNNNNNNNNNNNNNNNNNNNNNNNNNNNNNNNNNNNNNNNNNNNNNNNNNNNNNNNNNNNNNNNNNNNNNNNNNNNNNNNNNNNNNNNNNNNNNNNNNNNNNNNNNNNNNNNNNNNNNNNNNNNNNNNNNNNNNNNNNNNNNNNNNNNNNNNNNNNNNNNNNNNNNNNNNNNNNNNNNNNNNNNNNNNNNNNNNNNNNNNNNNNNNNNNNNNNNNNNNNNNNNNNNNNNNNNNNNNNNNNNNNNNNNNNNNNNNNNNNNNNNNNNNNNNNNNNNNNNNNNNNNNNNNNNNNNNNNNNNNNNNNNNNNNNNNNNNNNNNNNNNNNNNNNNNNNNNNNNNNNNNNNNNNNNNNNNNNNNNNNNNNNNNNNNNNNNNNNNNNNNNNNNNNNNNNNNNNNNNNNNNNNNNNNNNNNNNNNNNNNNNNNNNNNNNNNNNNNNNNNNNNNNNNNNNNNNNNNNNNNNNNNNNNNNNNNNNNNNNNNNNNNNNNNNNNNNNNNNNNNNNNNNNNNNNNNNNNNNNNNNNNNNNNNNNNNNNNNNNNNNNNNNNNNNNNNNNNNNNNNNNNNNNNNNNNNNNNNNNNNNNNNNNNNNNNNNNNNNNNNNNNNNNNNNNNNNNNNNNNNNNNNNNNNNNNNNNNNNNNNNNNNNNNNNNNNNNNNNNNNNNNNNNNNNNNNNNNNNNNNNNNNNNNNNNNNNNNNNNNNNNNNNNNNNNNNNNNNNNNNNNNNNNNNNNNNNNNNNNNNNNNNNNNNNNNNNNNNNNNNNNNNNNNNNNNNNNNNNNNNNNNNNNNNNNNNNNNNNNNNNNNNNNNNNNNNNNNNNNNNNNNNNNNNNNNNNNNNNNNNNNNNNNNNNNNNNNNNNNNNNNNNNNNNNNNTTAtcactaatttttatatattattaaaagatattttgttcaaataaaattataaatatttaatttaaaaatatacgttttataaataaaaaaattattttatttaaatatttcgtaaaatataagaaatgtttcagaataaaaaaaaatgtgacaCGTTGAAATCAAAGGAAGAAGGGTAGGTCAAAGTTGAGATTTGATAAGAGTTACGTGTCCCGTTGGGGATGTAATCAGTGTCCCCCTACGGgtctttccaattttttttttctttctaatcaATATCCCCCTGCCTTCTTCCGTAGAATCAGGAAACTGAAATTAAGGATAaggttttcttttcattcttctttttttctttaaacaaatttcaagaaaaaaaaattttcaaggacagggcttttgtttttgtttttggtctTGATTTTTAAGAACAAAGCAGCAACCCATGAACCTATGTGGCTTTGAAGTTTTGgtccttttcttttttggggATCTAGctatttgaatttgttgattgataGTTTGAGGATTGAGCATGggccttttatttttaataatataatattatataattgaatgcaagtataaatattttatactgaaAATTACATCTAAAATACAACCTCCTCCTGCCCCTCTCttccaaaaaaaattggatgaaTTACGAGTTGACAAACTCAGCTTATTTTGCACACATAATAATGAAGAATATTTCCCTTTTTGCTATATTTATCATTAAAGGCACAAGCTTCTTAAAAAGAGCTTCTTCATAATACATAGATTATACAGGTCTATTCGGCTAGCAGGATTTAAATATCCCCTGCTAAAGGCATAGAGAATCTAAAAAGATCTCCATGAAAATCTATGTAAATCGGTGAATAAACATATCAAAGTtgatgaatttgaataatgaaAGATATATACTCGCTTGACTTTCAATTTTCCGGTTCAAATTCTTgtgtttaaaaaagaaaaaaaaactaataataattaaacacataatgatgatgatgatgattattttgatttggagGTGCAGGAATTGTGAATGTAACTCCCATTCAAGGGATGAAACTTGAGTTTACAATCAAGGTAGCACCAAAACTTAACAGAACCAATCAAAGGCCCTATCCTCCATTGAGTCCTAGCATTACCCTTGAAATCAAAGGTCGCCAAGTTGAGCTTCCAAGAATCAGTAACCGCCTGCATTTGTTCCGGCGTCAACGGTATCGCCGACGATTGGACAAAGTAGTTAAGAAACTGTGTGTTGTTTTTGGGTACATCAAATGGGTCAGCAACCATCATTGCTACGGGTTGACCTTGGAAGCTAAGGTTGAACCTTATGTCGGAAAATGATGCATGTGCTTTCATGTTTTCGTTCTGCGCCATCACTTGGATCCGGAGTTGGGTTTCGAGGATTCCGGTGTAGTCGTTTCGGAAAATGTCTAGGTGAGCATTTGTGACGGTTATTGTCGGTACCCTTGGTCGGATTAGTATGTACCCTGCAAAGACTACTATGCCGGCAACAATCACAGCTAGGGCTATGATTGTGCATATGATGGCTAGTAGCCATATTAAAGGGTTCGTGTGGCCTTGTCGGCCCACACGAAGCCTTCGGTTATGGTATCGTGTGGCCCCATCACGACTTTCAAAGTCGCGATGGTGGCGATTCTGGTTGTGGTTGTGGCTGTGGCTGTGGTTGTACGACCCTGACTCGGGGGCGGGCTGCATGGGGAATGGTAAGGACAAAAGAATCAAGAATCAAGATCAAGCCATGTGGGGTCTATGGAGATAGAGAGTTATGGGATTTGGCAATGGGAATGGCAAAGGTTAGAAGAAGAGGTAAGGAAATAGTGTTGAAAAAATTGGGTTCCTTAACTCTAATTGGTGGGAAGGTTTTGGTATCTTCTTTTCCTGGCTTTAAAGCATTTGGTTTGTGTGCTGATTTTGTTGTAGCTACGTTTGTAGTATACGCTTATCTCCAACTAGGTATCTTTTGGtttggtttatatatatatttttataatcatgggatgggaaaaaggaaaaggaaatgCTAAACTTGTATTGCGAAATACCAACTCTGTTGTTGCCCCTTCCCAGCTTTCAACGTTGAAAGCTTTAATCCGGAATGGGTTGTTCCTTGTTGGATATGATTGATACATTTTCGCTGCTCACTATTTTTCCTTTATTATAATCTATGGAATCTTTGTTTCTACTTAGTAGTTGTTACATTTAGTGAGTTTACCATTTTAAATTAAGAGAAAGTATGATGAGGGAATGCATGTATTgtacaatatatacaataaagaggattaaattacaattaaaattaaatcatagtcaattaattaattttaaatagtttttaattttaaatttaaaacaaattagAATTGCAATCAATTACACTAACACAcaaattctctttttcttttcaacagTTAGATATTCATTTCAATATGTATCTGAATGGttaatttattaaacaaaatGAATGATCATTCTGCGTATATAATACCACTTATTGATTACATGATTATTTTTACGCACAAATATCGGAGATTCTTGTCTACATATAACTGGATGTTCATAATTTTTGTACGCGTGAATGGTTGGTTTTgggtgcaagaaattaaatttggtgttgcaGTTCGTGTCCGCCACGATGACCAAGTCACGGTCGGATGTTCAGTCGTGTTTGGTGCAAAGCAATTCCTTCCCGCAAGGGGGTAGGAGCCCAGTTCGGGTCGGAAGAGTTGCGCGCGGAGACTGGACTGCAGTCACGATAGGATGTGCAGCGGCGACGATGCGAAGGAGTTGCGGCCAGTGAGAGAGGATGCTTGCAAAGAAGGGTGGGCGATGCGAGTCTGCCAGGCGCGGATGCAGGTTTCAGCGCACATGGTCCGAGGGGCGTGTGGGTTCTGTGAAGCGAACGGGAGGGTTTTGGGGAAAAGAATAACTGTGAGAGCAAAAGGGTTaatgagaaaaaattaaattatggatAAAATTAGTGGTAGGGTAAATTGAAACTGAACATGCCATTTGAAATTAAGGTAAATAAgggttaatttatttttttaatctatattaGACCAAATAAACAATCTATTGTAATCATTGTACAGATACCTCATTATCTCCCTTGCGagattcattaattaattataatcaagGTAACCTCGTCAGTTAGGCAGCATTTGGTTTGAGAGACATAGACACTGAAACATAGACATAGTGGTACACGGTGACACATGTCTGCTGTTATTTGGTGAGACACAGATTTTCGAAGGACACAGGAGGACACGGATAGACACGGAGACATTAAATTTGTGTACCTCCAATTTGGTGAGACACTAAGACATAACTTTTGAGACActaattttttactcttttacccttattgaaattttaaaatttgtcctCTTATCTCCTCAaacctttcttttttctcttgctCTTTTAGAATCTATAACTAAAtttatctttctattttcttcaaaaaaaaattgtacatttaattttttatttatttaaattttgattaatctttgataaattctgaactttaatttttatttttttcaaaaaaatatatatttaatatttgaatgataatttaagatgatattagaagaaataaaaaatattaaaagaaataaaaatttaatggtgATGACATGTAGTGTTTGTGATAATGGATGTACAGtaataatagtaaaatttgTGGTAGAATGAAGGGTAATTCagtctttttaaaatatgtgtgtcttgttttttattttatcaaacataatacataaacacaaatattttatgtccATATCTTTAATGTCTATGTCTTTGTGTCTATGTCTCATCATGTACATCAACCAATCGGAACCTTATGACATGTCACatgtttcatttttgtttttgtctgaAGAAAATGTTTCCTTATTTTGGGCTGACAATTTGGCCCATTTAAATTTTGGGCTAGATGTTACAAGGGCAAAATAGgttgagagaaagaaaaagggactggaagcccaaagaaaaataaaaagaaagaagctGAGTTACATTTGTAAAGTGATTGCTTTTCATATGACAAGTGACCCAACACTCCTTTGGTGTAGATTCATCTGGTAGCACCTTCCAAATCA
The Arachis duranensis cultivar V14167 chromosome 5, aradu.V14167.gnm2.J7QH, whole genome shotgun sequence genome window above contains:
- the LOC107486977 gene encoding NDR1/HIN1-like protein 12, with translation MQPAPESGSYNHSHSHNHNQNRHHRDFESRDGATRYHNRRLRVGRQGHTNPLIWLLAIICTIIALAVIVAGIVVFAGYILIRPRVPTITVTNAHLDIFRNDYTGILETQLRIQVMAQNENMKAHASFSDIRFNLSFQGQPVAMMVADPFDVPKNNTQFLNYFVQSSAIPLTPEQMQAVTDSWKLNLATFDFKGNARTQWRIGPLIGSVKFWCYLDCKLKFHPLNGSYIHNSCTSKSK